The sequence TGACGCTGTTGCGCAAATTAATAAACAGATTGTCGATTTAAACCAAAAAGATAACGAACAACACCGCCAGCTTTCCCTACGTTTGCAACAAATAGAAAAAAAACTCGATGAGTTAACTCAAGCATTAACTGAATCACCCATTAGGCGCGATTATTTTTATCGAAATCCACAACAATTTAATCCATAAGGAATAACAAGCATGCGTTTTAAACAAAAGCTTATTGGGAGTTGTATTATCGGCCTGAGTTTGGCCACATCCCATCACGCTATCCAAGCCAGTCCGCTCAGCTCAACGCTTGAACAAGCGAGTTATGCTGTCGGTGTTGATTTAGCTAATAACCTTCAGATGCAAGGCATTAACCTTGATACGGATGCTTTTTTGCTCGGTTTGCGCGACAGCCTTACTGCACAAAACCTTAAATTGAGCCCAGAACAAATGCAGTCTGCTTTAACCCGTTTTCAAGAAGAATTAGAACTCAGCCGCAATGCAGAACTCCAGGCACTAGCCGAACAGAATCTAGCCAAAGGTCAAGCTTTTTTAGCTGAGAATGTGCAACAAGAAGGCATAGTAACCTTGCCTAGCGGCTTACAATATCGCGTTATTGAAGAAGGTGAAGG comes from Thiomicrospira aerophila AL3 and encodes:
- a CDS encoding FKBP-type peptidyl-prolyl cis-trans isomerase N-terminal domain-containing protein, yielding MRFKQKLIGSCIIGLSLATSHHAIQASPLSSTLEQASYAVGVDLANNLQMQGINLDTDAFLLGLRDSLTAQNLKLSPEQMQSALTRFQEELELSRNAELQALAEQNLAKGQAFLAENVQQEGIVTLPSGLQYRVIEEGEGANPTTDDVIIAHYRGELIDGTEFDSSYNRGIPIQFALANVIPGWQEVIQLMQPGAKWQVFIPSDLAYGLQGAGSMIGPNETLIFEIHFITTAAN